From a region of the Cognatiyoonia koreensis genome:
- a CDS encoding aminotransferase, giving the protein MNTQTPQSWEARADAHSFYGFTDLPTVADRGTIVLTHGKGPYVYDVHGREYLDGNSGLWNMVAGFDHKGLTEAAKAQYDKFPGYHAFFGRMSDQTVMLSEKLIEVSPFNRGKVFYTNSGSEANDTMVKMLWFLWASEGQPQRRKILTRENGYHGVTVVSASMTGKPYNSVFGLPLDGFIHLSCPHYWRFGKEGESEAQFTKRMAKELEDTIKKEGPETIAGFFAEPVMGAGGVIPPSKGYFQAIQPILKRYNIPLIADEVITGFGRTGETWGCETYDFVPDAIISSKNLTAGFFPMGAVLLGPDLTDRLQKAAEEIEEFPHGFTASGHPVGCAIALKAIDVVLNEGLLDNVRKLTPLFEEGMARLAEKKNIGEWRGKGLMGALEAVKDKDTKTPFDGSLSVSERIANACTDHGLICRPLGQAVVLCPAFIMTPAHMDEMFSKLDSALDKVFAEVG; this is encoded by the coding sequence ATGAACACCCAAACCCCACAAAGCTGGGAAGCCCGCGCCGATGCCCATTCCTTCTATGGTTTCACGGATCTGCCCACCGTTGCAGACCGCGGCACGATCGTTCTGACCCATGGCAAGGGGCCTTACGTTTATGACGTGCACGGGCGTGAATACCTTGATGGCAATTCGGGGCTCTGGAACATGGTGGCCGGATTTGACCACAAAGGCCTGACCGAAGCGGCAAAGGCGCAGTATGACAAATTTCCCGGATATCATGCGTTCTTTGGCCGGATGTCCGATCAGACGGTTATGCTGTCCGAAAAGCTGATCGAGGTGTCACCGTTCAACCGGGGCAAGGTGTTCTATACCAACTCAGGCTCTGAAGCGAACGACACGATGGTCAAGATGCTTTGGTTCCTCTGGGCAAGCGAAGGCCAACCGCAACGGCGCAAGATCCTGACCCGCGAAAACGGGTATCACGGGGTCACGGTCGTGTCGGCCTCGATGACCGGCAAACCCTATAACAGCGTTTTCGGTTTGCCACTTGATGGCTTCATCCACCTGTCCTGCCCGCACTACTGGCGTTTTGGCAAAGAGGGGGAAAGTGAGGCGCAGTTCACGAAGCGTATGGCCAAGGAACTGGAGGACACCATCAAGAAGGAGGGTCCAGAAACAATTGCCGGATTCTTTGCAGAACCGGTGATGGGCGCTGGCGGTGTCATTCCGCCATCAAAGGGATATTTCCAAGCGATCCAACCGATACTGAAGAGATACAACATCCCGCTGATCGCGGACGAGGTGATTACCGGTTTTGGCCGCACGGGTGAAACATGGGGCTGCGAAACCTATGATTTTGTGCCTGACGCGATTATCTCTTCCAAGAACCTGACTGCGGGCTTTTTCCCGATGGGTGCTGTCCTGCTTGGCCCCGACCTGACCGACCGTTTGCAAAAAGCCGCCGAAGAGATCGAGGAGTTTCCCCACGGGTTTACTGCGTCGGGCCATCCCGTTGGCTGTGCCATCGCGTTAAAAGCGATCGACGTTGTGCTGAACGAAGGCTTGCTCGACAATGTGCGCAAACTGACGCCCTTGTTCGAAGAAGGCATGGCACGGCTTGCAGAAAAGAAGAACATCGGCGAATGGCGCGGCAAGGGGCTGATGGGCGCGTTAGAGGCAGTGAAGGACAAGGATACCAAAACACCCTTTGACGGGTCGCTGTCCGTATCCGAACGCATTGCCAATGCCTGCACCGATCACGGGCTGATCTGCCGCCCGCTTGGCCAGGCGGTGGTGCTTTGCCCCGCATTCATCATGACACCGGCGCATATGGATGAGATGTTCAGCAAACTGGATAGCGCCCTCGACAAGGTCTTTGCAGAAGTCGGCTGA
- a CDS encoding Phasin produces MAKTQDFTAAFKDVMGAFPVDTKAMEDAFKSQTTLAEKMSAVSISAAQQSTDLSAKWAADTLTKMQDLTKAKAEPADYAKSVTDFASASAESAAEHMAAFAEIAKKVQTQTMELMMAAGKDMSEEATKAAKKATEEVTAAAKKATTVK; encoded by the coding sequence ATGGCTAAGACACAAGATTTCACAGCTGCTTTCAAAGACGTCATGGGTGCATTCCCAGTTGACACGAAAGCAATGGAAGACGCTTTCAAATCCCAGACAACTCTGGCTGAGAAAATGTCCGCAGTTTCCATCAGCGCCGCACAGCAGTCGACAGACCTGTCCGCAAAGTGGGCCGCTGACACGCTGACGAAAATGCAGGACCTGACAAAGGCCAAAGCAGAGCCAGCAGACTACGCAAAGTCCGTCACAGATTTCGCATCTGCTTCTGCTGAGTCCGCTGCTGAGCACATGGCTGCTTTCGCTGAGATCGCGAAAAAAGTTCAGACCCAGACAATGGAACTGATGATGGCTGCTGGCAAGGACATGTCCGAAGAAGCAACCAAAGCTGCCAAGAAGGCAACGGAAGAAGTGACTGCTGCTGCTAAGAAAGCAACAACAGTAAAGTAA
- a CDS encoding ABC transporter permease — MSCAQTIMDYGLRAIGIGERLLPRTDFTLCQQFTLIGSGMIWNIYFGLLALVAGFFLATAVAMGKASTNRILRKISEWFIFIFRGSPLFIQFFFAYFLFLSLKSSFPIFSPLTSATYGALVVLFLNTAAYSAEIFYGALQSIPKGDTEAADAYGITGWSKFRRITYPTMLRLAWPAYTNEAIFLFHSTTLVFFAGFPALQQKGDALYYANYFADKTFNPFVPYPILAFYFILLTLIVIGVFGLINTRLNRHLPSDKRVKLKVRPQVIR, encoded by the coding sequence ATGAGTTGCGCTCAAACCATCATGGACTATGGCCTGCGGGCCATCGGGATCGGCGAACGGCTGCTTCCACGCACTGATTTCACCCTGTGTCAGCAATTCACGCTGATCGGGTCGGGGATGATCTGGAACATCTACTTTGGCCTGCTCGCACTTGTCGCCGGGTTCTTCCTTGCGACTGCGGTCGCAATGGGAAAGGCTTCAACCAACCGGATCCTGCGCAAGATCAGCGAATGGTTCATTTTCATTTTCCGTGGTTCACCGCTCTTTATCCAGTTCTTCTTTGCCTATTTTCTGTTCCTCTCGCTCAAGTCGAGCTTTCCGATCTTCAGCCCGCTGACTTCTGCGACCTATGGCGCACTGGTGGTCCTGTTTCTAAATACAGCCGCCTACTCGGCCGAAATTTTCTATGGCGCGCTGCAATCCATCCCCAAGGGCGACACCGAAGCTGCTGATGCCTACGGTATTACCGGCTGGTCAAAATTTCGGCGGATCACCTATCCGACGATGCTGCGCCTTGCATGGCCCGCCTATACGAACGAAGCTATTTTTCTGTTTCACTCGACGACATTGGTTTTCTTTGCAGGCTTCCCGGCGTTGCAGCAAAAAGGCGACGCCCTTTATTACGCCAATTACTTTGCGGATAAGACGTTCAACCCGTTTGTGCCTTACCCGATCCTCGCATTCTACTTTATCCTCTTGACGCTGATCGTCATTGGGGTCTTTGGTCTGATAAATACGCGCCTGAACAGACACCTGCCGTCTGACAAGCGCGTCAAACTCAAGGTCCGTCCGCAGGTCATCCGATGA
- a CDS encoding glutamine synthetase family protein, with the protein MNWLEQHPEVRNVRCGAVDLNGQARGKRMPRKFAAKLEQEGTRFPLSVLNLDIWGEDIDDSPLVFESGDPDGVLLPTERGYLPMPWLSAPTALLPLWSFHEDGTPFAGDPRHALANVVARYRALGLTPVCATEMEFYLVDDTGREIRQPLSPRSGKRRAGAEILSLRALDAFDVFFNELYDACEDMDIPAEAAISEGGEGQFEVNLCHVPDALKAADDAWLFKMLVRGLARNHNMAASFMAKPYPDYAGNGLHTHFSVIDADGKNIFADGTDDGTDTLKHAVAGCLHGMADLSLIFAPHGNSFARLVPGSHAPTSICWGYDNRTASVRVPGGNPAAKRVEHRLAGGDVNPYLFLAAVLGSALIGIEDKMQAPAPIKGNAYEQKLPQVPHTWSGAIDRFEKSDIAHRIFGAQLVDNFTRTKRQEHYHFQDLSDEEQLALYLDTV; encoded by the coding sequence ATGAATTGGCTCGAACAGCACCCAGAGGTGCGCAACGTCCGCTGTGGTGCGGTCGACCTGAACGGTCAGGCCCGCGGCAAGCGGATGCCCCGGAAATTTGCCGCAAAACTGGAACAGGAAGGCACGCGCTTTCCGCTGTCCGTGTTGAACCTTGATATCTGGGGCGAAGACATCGACGACAGCCCGCTTGTTTTTGAAAGCGGCGATCCGGACGGTGTTCTGCTGCCGACGGAACGTGGCTATCTTCCAATGCCATGGCTGTCCGCGCCGACCGCCCTGCTGCCCCTTTGGTCGTTCCATGAAGACGGCACACCTTTTGCCGGTGATCCGCGTCACGCACTTGCAAATGTGGTGGCGCGCTATCGTGCGCTGGGGCTGACACCGGTCTGTGCGACCGAGATGGAATTCTATTTGGTTGACGATACCGGGCGCGAGATCCGTCAACCGCTTTCACCCCGTTCCGGCAAACGCCGTGCCGGAGCCGAAATCCTGAGTCTGCGCGCCCTTGATGCTTTCGATGTTTTCTTCAACGAGCTTTATGATGCTTGCGAAGACATGGATATCCCGGCAGAGGCCGCCATTTCCGAAGGTGGCGAAGGTCAATTCGAGGTGAACCTTTGCCACGTGCCTGACGCGCTGAAAGCCGCGGACGATGCATGGCTTTTCAAGATGCTGGTGCGGGGTCTGGCGCGCAATCACAACATGGCGGCCAGTTTCATGGCCAAACCCTATCCCGACTATGCCGGGAACGGGCTGCACACCCACTTCAGCGTGATTGACGCGGATGGAAAGAACATTTTTGCCGACGGAACCGATGACGGCACTGACACACTGAAACACGCTGTCGCCGGATGTTTGCACGGTATGGCAGACCTGTCGCTGATCTTTGCGCCCCACGGCAACAGCTTCGCACGGCTTGTGCCCGGCAGCCATGCGCCGACGTCGATTTGCTGGGGCTATGACAATCGCACGGCCTCTGTCCGTGTGCCCGGCGGGAACCCAGCGGCCAAACGCGTCGAACATCGCCTTGCCGGGGGGGACGTGAATCCTTACCTCTTCCTTGCCGCCGTGCTCGGGTCCGCGCTGATCGGGATCGAAGACAAGATGCAAGCGCCCGCACCGATCAAAGGAAACGCTTACGAGCAGAAGCTACCGCAGGTGCCGCACACGTGGTCTGGTGCGATCGACCGGTTCGAGAAAAGCGATATCGCGCACCGCATTTTCGGGGCGCAACTGGTCGACAACTTCACCCGCACAAAGCGGCAGGAACACTATCATTTTCAGGACCTGAGCGATGAAGAACAACTCGCGCTCTATCTCGATACCGTCTAA
- a CDS encoding NAD(P)/FAD-dependent oxidoreductase, translating to MAQKIIVLGSGIIGANIAYQLQSGGADVTIIDAGGASATQASFGWINASFFLDHDHFHLRADSIAAYRDLTAALDLPVDWCGCLCFENKGDALDAQAAELRDLGYEFTEIDAKTFAQFAPCVANPPERSLLFAQEGAAESGALANRLLKAALAAGARIARGVSATGFEVVAGKVVGVHTNAGTLQADQVISAIGTGTQSLLNSVGINIPLAQRPAVMLKTQPLPPLFQHILVTEMGEMRQLPDGSLMMPAAISHQRDASETLAHAIDKEADISLARFQALMPDVALRWDAAELAHRPVPADNLPVVGHVMEGLYVACMHSGITLGALMGLLIGAEVLNGPTNPTTKRLAPYRPDRFRT from the coding sequence ATGGCACAAAAAATCATCGTACTCGGCTCTGGAATCATCGGAGCCAACATCGCCTATCAACTGCAAAGCGGCGGGGCCGATGTCACGATAATCGACGCAGGAGGGGCATCCGCAACCCAAGCATCGTTTGGATGGATCAACGCCAGTTTCTTTCTAGATCATGATCATTTTCACCTGCGCGCGGATTCAATTGCGGCCTATCGCGACCTGACGGCAGCATTGGATTTACCGGTCGACTGGTGCGGTTGCCTTTGCTTTGAAAACAAGGGCGATGCGCTGGACGCACAAGCCGCTGAACTGCGCGATCTTGGCTACGAATTCACGGAGATCGACGCCAAAACCTTTGCGCAATTTGCCCCTTGCGTAGCAAACCCACCCGAACGCAGCCTACTTTTCGCGCAAGAGGGCGCAGCTGAGTCAGGGGCCTTGGCAAACCGGCTTTTGAAAGCTGCACTCGCGGCGGGCGCACGCATCGCAAGAGGGGTCAGCGCCACCGGTTTCGAGGTCGTCGCAGGCAAAGTTGTTGGCGTGCACACCAACGCAGGCACGCTGCAAGCTGATCAGGTGATTTCTGCCATTGGAACCGGAACACAGAGCCTGCTGAACTCTGTCGGCATAAACATCCCACTCGCACAACGCCCCGCCGTCATGCTCAAGACTCAGCCCCTTCCGCCGCTGTTCCAGCACATACTGGTGACTGAAATGGGCGAGATGCGACAACTGCCTGATGGCTCTCTTATGATGCCCGCCGCGATTTCGCACCAACGTGACGCATCCGAAACGCTGGCGCACGCCATCGACAAAGAGGCGGACATTTCGCTTGCGCGGTTTCAGGCGCTGATGCCTGATGTCGCACTGCGGTGGGACGCGGCCGAACTCGCCCATCGTCCGGTCCCAGCAGATAATCTGCCCGTCGTGGGGCATGTGATGGAAGGGCTCTATGTCGCCTGTATGCACTCGGGCATTACACTTGGTGCACTGATGGGACTGCTCATTGGGGCAGAGGTACTGAACGGGCCGACCAACCCCACGACAAAACGACTGGCACCCTACAGACCGGATCGGTTCAGAACATGA
- a CDS encoding LysR family transcriptional regulator has translation MSQTKITLWGIEVFVATAEEASITAAARRLGASAATVSQQITNLEGAVGTSLMDRSARPVTLTPAGEMFLRRANTILNEAEQAQADLKLADLSRMTRFRLGMIEDFDADVTPALLAQMATELKNCRFLLETGASHQLVDLLDARALDVVVAADVGPGKDTVERHPLMTEPFVAVVPHGALKDGDRAKQLRRMSLIHYSTRQYMGRMIADHLAQQNLNLTRRFELDSYHAIMAMVAQGAGWTIMTPLGWMRADRFRAQVDVMPLPFAPLSRTISLIARRDVLGTMPAGIAERLRPQLQSMIVDPAVKALPWLKDDMQLL, from the coding sequence ATGAGCCAAACCAAGATCACCTTGTGGGGAATAGAGGTCTTTGTGGCGACCGCGGAAGAAGCTTCGATCACGGCCGCCGCCCGCCGTCTAGGAGCGTCTGCCGCTACTGTCAGCCAGCAGATCACGAACCTTGAAGGCGCTGTTGGCACGTCGCTTATGGATCGCAGTGCACGCCCAGTCACCCTGACGCCAGCGGGCGAGATGTTTCTGCGCCGCGCCAATACGATCCTGAACGAGGCCGAACAGGCGCAAGCCGATCTGAAACTTGCTGACCTGTCACGTATGACCCGCTTTCGACTTGGCATGATCGAGGATTTTGACGCCGACGTCACGCCGGCCTTGCTTGCCCAAATGGCGACAGAACTGAAAAACTGCCGCTTTCTGCTGGAAACAGGCGCGTCACACCAGTTGGTCGATCTGCTCGATGCGCGTGCGCTGGATGTCGTAGTCGCCGCCGATGTAGGGCCGGGCAAAGACACGGTCGAACGCCATCCCCTGATGACCGAACCGTTTGTGGCTGTGGTGCCGCACGGGGCGCTGAAGGACGGAGATCGCGCCAAGCAGTTACGCCGCATGTCCCTTATCCATTATTCCACCCGACAGTACATGGGACGCATGATTGCCGATCATCTGGCCCAACAGAACCTGAACCTGACCCGCCGTTTCGAGCTGGATAGCTATCACGCGATCATGGCGATGGTCGCGCAGGGGGCGGGGTGGACAATCATGACCCCGCTTGGCTGGATGCGTGCCGACCGGTTCCGCGCGCAGGTCGATGTGATGCCTTTGCCATTCGCACCGCTGTCGCGCACCATTTCGCTGATTGCCCGTCGGGACGTTCTGGGCACGATGCCAGCTGGCATTGCTGAGCGCCTGCGTCCGCAACTTCAGTCGATGATCGTTGATCCGGCTGTGAAAGCACTGCCATGGCTCAAGGACGACATGCAACTGTTGTGA
- a CDS encoding type 1 glutamine amidotransferase — MHIGILQTGHAPDALIESTGDFGVLFQKLLANQGLTFTVYSVVDMEFPDGPEAADGWLITGSKHGAYEDHPFIPPLEDLIRAIYAADRPLVGICFGHQIIAQALGGKVEKFDSGWAVGRQVYDWQGQPVTLNAWHQDQIVAKPDDATVCATNEFCEYAALIYGKKAFTVQAHPEFDSTFIDLLATHRGPGVVPDVQLAAVKDGLDKPNDNALLAARIGQFFRERSIA; from the coding sequence ATGCACATCGGCATTCTTCAAACCGGCCACGCTCCCGATGCTTTGATCGAATCGACAGGCGATTTCGGGGTGCTGTTCCAAAAACTGCTGGCCAACCAGGGTCTGACCTTCACCGTGTATTCGGTGGTTGATATGGAGTTTCCCGACGGACCAGAGGCAGCCGACGGCTGGCTTATTACCGGTTCGAAACATGGCGCCTACGAAGACCATCCGTTCATTCCCCCGCTCGAAGATCTAATCCGCGCGATCTATGCGGCTGACCGACCGCTCGTCGGCATCTGTTTCGGACATCAAATCATCGCACAAGCCCTTGGCGGAAAGGTCGAAAAGTTCGACAGCGGGTGGGCCGTTGGGCGACAGGTTTATGATTGGCAGGGCCAGCCTGTAACACTCAACGCGTGGCATCAGGATCAGATCGTGGCGAAACCCGATGACGCAACCGTATGTGCCACGAACGAGTTCTGCGAATACGCCGCACTGATTTACGGCAAGAAGGCATTCACAGTGCAGGCCCACCCGGAATTCGACAGTACCTTCATCGACCTGCTGGCGACACACCGTGGCCCCGGCGTCGTACCTGATGTCCAGCTTGCCGCGGTCAAGGACGGGCTCGACAAACCCAATGACAACGCATTGCTGGCTGCGCGCATCGGGCAGTTCTTTCGTGAAAGGTCCATCGCATGA
- a CDS encoding NAD(P)/FAD-dependent oxidoreductase yields MNPLFRNDRRGEHAPSWYADSADIPPQRPALKGQETADVCVVGAGFTGLTAALRLADRGMKVIVLEAHRAGFGASGRNGGQVGSGFNQSQQWIARKLGDGPARALWEMAEEAKADLRTLAPPEARFTPGVAHGAYTEAEVDEDKAAAEYLAETYRYTQIATLDKTAIQDLIRTKSYVGGVLDMGAGHIHPLRYVLSLAKQAESAGATIFEGSDVHHIAQGDPAKVQTGQGHVIARHVILAGNGYLPNIAPQVNQRVMPINSFICATEPLGKRAAEILTRDIAVADSKFVVNYFRLSEDKRLLFGGRESYGIGFPKDISTKLVSRMCTLFPQLKGVPITHVWGGTLGITMSRLPAVQRITPNVLSAAGFSGHGVALSGFAGKLMAEAVVGQAERFDVMASLPTPAFPGGTLARAPLLTLAMTWYAMRDRLGI; encoded by the coding sequence ATGAACCCTCTTTTCCGCAATGACCGCCGCGGCGAACATGCGCCAAGCTGGTATGCCGACAGCGCCGATATCCCGCCCCAGCGGCCCGCACTAAAGGGGCAGGAAACAGCCGATGTCTGCGTTGTCGGAGCCGGTTTCACAGGGCTGACAGCAGCACTACGTCTTGCAGACCGGGGCATGAAAGTCATCGTCCTCGAAGCACACCGCGCCGGTTTCGGGGCGTCCGGGCGCAATGGTGGTCAGGTCGGATCAGGCTTTAACCAGTCACAGCAATGGATTGCCCGCAAACTGGGTGACGGACCTGCCCGTGCGCTATGGGAGATGGCAGAGGAAGCGAAGGCCGACCTGCGCACGCTCGCCCCGCCAGAAGCGCGTTTCACGCCGGGCGTCGCTCATGGTGCCTATACAGAGGCAGAAGTCGATGAGGACAAGGCAGCCGCGGAATACCTTGCTGAGACCTACAGATACACACAGATTGCGACGCTCGATAAGACTGCGATACAGGATCTGATCCGTACGAAATCCTATGTCGGCGGGGTGCTTGATATGGGGGCAGGTCATATCCATCCGCTGCGCTATGTTCTGTCGCTTGCCAAACAAGCCGAAAGTGCGGGCGCGACGATCTTCGAAGGGTCCGACGTGCATCACATTGCCCAGGGCGATCCGGCCAAGGTGCAAACCGGTCAGGGTCATGTCATTGCGCGGCATGTCATTCTTGCAGGCAACGGCTATCTGCCGAATATCGCCCCGCAGGTGAATCAGCGCGTGATGCCGATCAACAGTTTCATTTGCGCGACCGAACCTTTGGGCAAGCGCGCTGCTGAAATCCTTACGCGTGATATTGCCGTTGCTGACAGCAAATTCGTGGTGAACTACTTTCGTTTGTCCGAAGACAAGCGATTGCTGTTTGGGGGGCGCGAAAGCTATGGGATTGGTTTTCCCAAGGACATCAGCACGAAACTGGTCTCCCGGATGTGCACGCTTTTCCCGCAACTCAAGGGCGTGCCGATCACGCATGTCTGGGGCGGCACACTTGGGATTACCATGTCGCGCCTGCCTGCCGTGCAGCGGATCACCCCGAACGTGTTGTCAGCGGCGGGCTTTTCAGGACATGGCGTCGCGCTATCGGGGTTTGCAGGCAAACTCATGGCCGAAGCGGTGGTGGGTCAGGCTGAACGCTTTGACGTCATGGCAAGCCTGCCGACACCGGCCTTCCCCGGCGGAACGCTGGCGCGCGCCCCACTTCTGACGCTCGCCATGACATGGTATGCGATGCGCGACCGCCTTGGTATCTGA
- the phaR gene encoding polyhydroxyalkanoate synthesis repressor PhaR codes for MAGTDKPLLIKRYASRRLYNTETSDYVTLEDIAAFIREGREVQIVDLKSGDDLTRQYLLQIIAEHESRGESVLPVDVLTDLVRSYTSQAASVVPQFLQASFEMLRDGQSKAMENMTKANPMAAMPGFEAMRAQQEAFFKAMTGGIISAPGAEPKKGGGDDLTDIKDQLASLQEKLNKMGK; via the coding sequence GTGGCCGGAACCGACAAACCACTGCTGATCAAGCGCTACGCCAGCCGTCGTCTCTATAATACCGAGACATCTGATTACGTCACGCTAGAGGATATAGCCGCCTTTATCCGGGAAGGGCGCGAAGTGCAGATTGTTGATCTGAAGTCTGGCGACGATCTGACCCGCCAATACCTGTTGCAGATCATTGCCGAACACGAAAGCCGTGGCGAAAGCGTTTTGCCGGTGGATGTGCTCACGGATCTTGTCCGCAGCTACACCAGTCAGGCTGCAAGCGTTGTGCCGCAGTTCCTGCAGGCCAGTTTCGAGATGCTCCGCGACGGTCAGTCCAAGGCGATGGAAAACATGACGAAGGCGAACCCGATGGCTGCCATGCCAGGTTTCGAAGCAATGCGTGCCCAACAGGAAGCTTTTTTCAAAGCGATGACCGGTGGGATCATCAGTGCTCCTGGTGCTGAGCCCAAAAAGGGTGGGGGCGACGATCTGACCGATATCAAGGATCAGCTCGCTTCATTGCAGGAAAAACTGAACAAAATGGGCAAGTAG
- a CDS encoding glutamine synthetase family protein yields MSWQTKIPPAAQAYLESNRLDEVECVIADLPGIARGKAVPAAKWENQAHFHLPNSIFFQTITGDWGEAAGPDGFLEPDMILKPDLATATPAPWADDGTLQVIHDAFDQKGRPVGCAPRNVLKRVCDLYAKEGWTPVVAPEMEFYLVGRNIDPAKPIEPMMGRTGRPAAGRQAYSMSAVDDYGPVIDDIYEFAEIQGIEIDGITQEGGAGQLEINLRHGDPVALADQVFYFKRLLREAALRHDCFATFMAKPIEGEPGSAMHVHHSVMDAKGQNIFTGKGGGETDAFFHFIGGLQEHMPSVIAVIAPYVNSYRRYVRDHAAPINLEWGRDNRTTGIRIPISDPSARRIENRLAGMDCNPYLCIAASLACGYLGMMNETRPDKRWRGDAYESEDDIPQGLYAALELFDEAKEMHQVLGEEFARVYSIVKRTEYEEFLHVISPWEREHLLLNV; encoded by the coding sequence ATGAGCTGGCAAACGAAAATTCCGCCTGCAGCACAGGCTTACCTCGAAAGCAACCGTCTGGACGAGGTCGAGTGCGTCATTGCCGATTTGCCCGGCATTGCGCGCGGCAAGGCCGTCCCCGCTGCAAAGTGGGAAAACCAGGCACATTTCCACTTGCCCAATTCGATCTTCTTTCAGACCATTACCGGCGATTGGGGTGAAGCCGCGGGACCTGATGGTTTTCTTGAACCTGATATGATCCTGAAGCCCGATCTTGCGACTGCCACCCCTGCCCCTTGGGCGGATGACGGAACGCTTCAGGTGATCCACGACGCGTTCGATCAGAAAGGGCGGCCCGTGGGCTGTGCGCCGCGCAACGTGTTGAAACGCGTCTGCGACCTATATGCCAAGGAAGGCTGGACGCCCGTCGTCGCACCCGAAATGGAATTCTACCTTGTCGGGCGCAATATCGATCCGGCCAAACCGATCGAACCAATGATGGGCCGCACAGGGCGTCCTGCGGCGGGGCGGCAAGCCTATTCGATGTCCGCCGTCGACGACTACGGCCCCGTCATCGACGACATCTACGAATTCGCCGAAATCCAAGGTATAGAAATCGACGGTATCACGCAGGAAGGCGGGGCTGGCCAGCTTGAAATCAACCTGCGGCACGGTGATCCCGTCGCACTCGCCGATCAGGTCTTTTATTTCAAACGACTCCTGCGTGAGGCCGCGCTGAGACATGACTGCTTTGCGACCTTCATGGCAAAACCGATCGAAGGCGAACCGGGCAGCGCGATGCATGTGCATCATTCCGTAATGGATGCAAAAGGCCAGAATATCTTTACCGGCAAAGGGGGCGGCGAAACCGACGCGTTCTTCCACTTCATTGGCGGCCTGCAGGAACATATGCCCAGCGTCATCGCCGTCATTGCGCCTTATGTGAACAGCTACCGCCGCTATGTCCGTGACCATGCAGCGCCAATCAATCTGGAATGGGGTCGCGACAACCGCACGACTGGCATCCGTATCCCGATTTCCGATCCCAGTGCGCGCCGCATCGAAAACCGGCTGGCGGGAATGGACTGCAACCCCTACCTTTGCATCGCTGCTTCGCTGGCTTGCGGTTATCTTGGTATGATGAATGAGACCCGCCCGGATAAACGCTGGCGTGGTGATGCCTACGAATCCGAAGATGACATTCCCCAAGGACTTTATGCCGCGTTGGAACTCTTTGACGAAGCAAAAGAAATGCACCAGGTGCTTGGCGAAGAATTTGCCCGGGTTTATTCCATCGTGAAGCGCACGGAATACGAGGAATTTCTACACGTCATCAGCCCTTGGGAACGGGAACACCTGCTGCTGAACGTGTGA
- a CDS encoding ABC transporter permease, whose amino-acid sequence MFSYCTDPSTLSGISWLSCYLTTAKHMGLYWSLGTVLLLLAITAPTALLFGFAGATAARSNILPFRWFGKTYISIVRGIPDIAFFLFFVIALDQVFEYIRHRIKCPDWSEPVRQGNDFVVCTAAKLPLGNAPQWIHETYGFLLAVLTFAIVFGAFAANVLFGAMRAVPRAQMETAEAYGMSRRQATRRILIPQMWVYALPGLSNLWMVLIKATPLLFLLGVEDIVYWSRELGGSKTPQFTDYPHPDWRMWYFFGLLVFYLCFTKVSEVVLDRIMAGLTKGQATAAGEAQRKAAA is encoded by the coding sequence ATGTTCAGCTATTGCACCGACCCAAGCACGCTGTCCGGCATCAGCTGGCTGTCGTGTTATCTGACAACCGCCAAACATATGGGATTGTATTGGTCCCTTGGTACGGTTTTGTTGCTTCTCGCTATTACGGCCCCGACTGCCCTTTTGTTCGGTTTTGCTGGTGCCACCGCCGCCCGTAGCAATATCCTGCCGTTTCGCTGGTTTGGGAAAACCTACATCTCGATCGTGCGCGGCATCCCTGACATTGCGTTCTTTTTGTTCTTCGTCATCGCGCTGGACCAGGTGTTCGAATACATTCGCCACCGCATCAAGTGCCCCGATTGGTCCGAACCGGTGCGCCAAGGCAATGACTTTGTTGTTTGCACGGCGGCCAAACTCCCGCTTGGCAACGCGCCACAGTGGATTCATGAAACATATGGATTTCTTTTGGCTGTTCTCACCTTTGCCATCGTGTTCGGGGCCTTTGCGGCCAACGTGTTGTTCGGGGCGATGCGCGCCGTGCCCCGCGCACAGATGGAAACGGCAGAGGCTTACGGCATGTCACGCAGACAGGCCACACGTCGCATTCTGATCCCCCAGATGTGGGTCTATGCGCTGCCCGGACTTTCGAACCTCTGGATGGTGCTGATCAAGGCGACGCCCCTTCTTTTTCTGCTGGGTGTCGAGGATATCGTCTATTGGTCGCGTGAACTTGGCGGCTCAAAAACCCCACAATTCACCGACTACCCCCACCCCGACTGGCGCATGTGGTATTTCTTCGGACTTCTGGTTTTCTATCTTTGCTTCACCAAAGTCAGTGAAGTTGTGCTTGATCGGATTATGGCGGGGCTCACCAAAGGACAGGCCACTGCCGCCGGTGAAGCACAGCGCAAGGCTGCGGCATGA